A region of Chloracidobacterium sp. DNA encodes the following proteins:
- a CDS encoding tetratricopeptide repeat protein: MKKCPQCGREYDNSMMYCLDDGTELLYGPASMDEPATAIMHDTEPPSEAATRAQIYTADKTAVLPRGAEAEPQKNLGGSTEKRSFSANRAAKPLIAGGILVVFLVAGFFGYRFITPAKQIESIAVMPFVNESGNADVEYLSDGMTETLIKSLSQVPNLAVKSRSTVFYYKGKETSPKKIGEELGVQAVLLGRVGGRGDDLKLNLELVNTQTQDVIWAEEYNRKQSDLVSLQSEIAKDVSTKLKSKLSGADEAKVTKTSTSSPEAYQAYLKGRYYWNRRTEENFKKAIEQFNIAVSKDAGYALAYVGLADCYVLLPQYSGTPTREAMPQAKAYAERAIALDEELSEAHTSLAQVAQSYWQWAESEREYKRAIEINPNYATGYHWYAGLLKELGRFEEAAVMMKRAKELDPLSSIIGVNISEMYQIQNNHQASVENSLKVIEIDPTFPLAYDYLGLSYLKLGRNAEGMANLEKAVEMSNRAANILTDLGYGYAVIGRRSEALAIAKELEASYTEKATAGLNIAQVYVGLGDKDKALEWLEKDLQNKESVSVVRYYIAFESLRDDPRVKDLLKRMGLPE; the protein is encoded by the coding sequence ATGAAGAAGTGCCCGCAGTGCGGACGAGAATACGACAACTCGATGATGTACTGTCTCGATGACGGAACCGAGTTGCTCTACGGCCCGGCGTCGATGGATGAGCCGGCGACGGCGATAATGCACGACACAGAGCCGCCGAGCGAAGCAGCGACTCGTGCGCAGATTTACACAGCCGATAAGACTGCCGTCTTACCACGCGGGGCGGAGGCGGAGCCTCAAAAGAATTTGGGCGGCTCGACGGAAAAGCGTAGTTTTTCCGCAAATAGGGCGGCGAAGCCGCTGATCGCCGGTGGAATTTTGGTTGTGTTTCTTGTCGCCGGATTTTTCGGTTATCGATTTATCACCCCGGCAAAACAGATCGAATCCATCGCCGTGATGCCGTTCGTCAATGAAAGTGGAAACGCTGATGTCGAGTATCTCTCGGACGGCATGACCGAAACGCTTATTAAAAGTCTGTCGCAAGTGCCGAATTTGGCTGTTAAGTCCAGAAGCACAGTTTTTTATTACAAGGGCAAGGAAACTTCGCCGAAGAAGATCGGTGAGGAATTGGGAGTTCAGGCAGTCTTGCTAGGCAGAGTCGGGGGGCGTGGTGACGATCTTAAATTGAATCTCGAACTGGTCAATACGCAAACACAAGACGTGATCTGGGCCGAAGAATACAACCGCAAACAATCTGACCTTGTCTCGCTGCAGAGCGAGATCGCCAAAGATGTTTCGACTAAACTCAAATCAAAACTTTCGGGTGCGGACGAAGCAAAGGTGACCAAAACATCTACGTCAAGCCCCGAAGCGTATCAAGCGTATCTGAAAGGACGTTATTACTGGAATCGCCGTACGGAGGAGAATTTCAAAAAAGCAATCGAGCAATTCAACATCGCCGTGTCAAAAGATGCTGGTTATGCCCTTGCGTATGTTGGTCTTGCCGATTGTTACGTTCTATTGCCGCAATACTCCGGAACTCCTACCAGAGAAGCAATGCCGCAAGCGAAGGCCTACGCCGAGCGGGCAATCGCTCTTGATGAAGAGTTGTCAGAAGCACACACATCGCTTGCACAAGTGGCGCAAAGTTACTGGCAATGGGCAGAATCTGAGCGGGAATACAAGCGTGCGATCGAGATCAATCCAAATTACGCGACCGGTTATCATTGGTATGCCGGGCTTCTAAAAGAACTTGGTCGATTTGAAGAAGCTGCCGTGATGATGAAACGTGCCAAAGAACTCGACCCGCTTTCGAGTATTATTGGCGTCAATATTTCTGAGATGTATCAGATCCAAAACAACCATCAGGCAAGCGTCGAAAACTCACTCAAAGTAATTGAGATTGATCCAACCTTTCCGCTTGCGTATGACTATTTGGGACTGTCCTATCTAAAACTGGGGCGTAACGCGGAGGGGATGGCAAATCTTGAAAAAGCCGTCGAAATGAGTAACAGAGCGGCCAATATTCTTACAGATCTTGGTTATGGTTACGCTGTTATCGGAAGGCGCTCCGAAGCGCTCGCAATTGCGAAAGAGTTGGAAGCAAGTTACACCGAGAAGGCAACCGCGGGACTAAATATTGCTCAGGTTTACGTTGGACTGGGCGACAAAGATAAAGCACTAGAATGGCTGGAAAAGGATCTGCAGAACAAAGAG
- a CDS encoding tetratricopeptide repeat protein, whose amino-acid sequence MKRCPECRRDYYDDTLLYCLDDGNELLEGPTTGSAGDEPVTAIFHSTASSDDAPTRAQIHTTEQTAVLPSGIADIPKTKAFDKRLFLALVLLAVIVLGGFFGYRYVTPGKQIESIAVMPFINESGNADVEYLSDGMTETLIGNLTQLPNLNVKARSSVFRYKGKETDAKTIGKELNVQAILNGRVAQRGDQLTLSLELVDVQTENAIWSQRYDRKQADLVSLQSEIARDVSSKLKSRLSGAEVASVEKNYTANSEAYQLYLQGRYQWNKREAKAFDKAVEFFKQAIEKDPNYALAYSGLADTYSLFPAYGYSRPKDYMPQAKQAALKALELDPNLAEAHASLGEAIFYYDYDWAGAEKAFKRAIELNPKYATAHQWYAELLDGAGKHDDAIREISKAVELDPFSKIINQQMVQILTVAKRFDEALMQNKKVNELFPDEIGFRYTNATIYEAQGKYSQAFEEYILVGKAARAKPEEIQEAKDMYEKGGWDGLVKNREEEKLKSLNDQQAKDKNAYVQAIEFANSYAYLKDKDKTIEYLNKAYDERSMGVLYLKVSFIWDFVRDDARFKELVKRVGIPE is encoded by the coding sequence ATGAAACGATGCCCTGAATGCAGACGGGATTATTACGACGATACGTTGCTGTATTGTCTCGACGATGGAAATGAGCTTTTAGAAGGCCCTACCACGGGGTCAGCGGGCGATGAACCGGTGACGGCAATCTTCCACTCGACGGCGTCTTCGGATGATGCTCCGACTCGGGCTCAGATCCATACGACCGAACAGACGGCTGTTTTGCCGTCGGGCATTGCCGATATTCCAAAAACAAAAGCCTTTGATAAACGGTTATTTTTGGCTCTGGTGCTTCTTGCGGTGATCGTTCTCGGCGGTTTTTTTGGATACAGGTATGTCACGCCCGGCAAACAGATCGAATCAATTGCAGTGATGCCGTTTATTAATGAAAGCGGTAATGCTGATGTTGAATATCTTTCGGACGGCATGACTGAGACGCTGATCGGTAATTTGACGCAATTGCCGAACCTGAATGTGAAGGCGCGATCATCGGTATTCCGCTACAAAGGCAAAGAAACGGACGCGAAGACCATCGGCAAAGAGCTGAACGTGCAAGCGATCTTGAATGGTCGGGTTGCCCAACGCGGCGATCAATTAACGCTCAGTTTGGAACTCGTTGATGTGCAAACCGAAAATGCGATCTGGAGTCAGCGATACGACCGTAAACAAGCGGACCTCGTTTCGTTGCAAAGCGAGATCGCGCGCGATGTTTCGAGCAAACTGAAATCCAGGCTTTCAGGTGCAGAAGTCGCGAGTGTCGAAAAGAATTACACCGCCAACTCCGAAGCCTATCAGCTTTATCTGCAAGGCCGTTACCAGTGGAACAAGCGGGAGGCAAAGGCATTTGATAAAGCGGTCGAGTTTTTCAAACAAGCCATCGAAAAAGACCCGAACTACGCCCTTGCCTACAGCGGATTAGCCGATACATATTCCTTGTTTCCTGCATACGGCTATTCCAGACCGAAAGACTATATGCCGCAAGCCAAGCAAGCCGCACTCAAGGCTCTCGAACTTGACCCGAATTTGGCGGAGGCCCACGCATCTCTCGGCGAGGCAATTTTTTATTACGATTATGACTGGGCAGGTGCTGAGAAAGCATTCAAACGCGCGATCGAGCTCAATCCAAAGTACGCCACGGCTCATCAATGGTATGCGGAGTTACTAGACGGCGCGGGCAAACATGATGATGCTATCAGGGAAATATCAAAAGCTGTCGAACTTGACCCGTTTTCCAAGATCATCAACCAGCAAATGGTGCAGATTTTGACAGTCGCCAAACGATTTGACGAAGCATTGATGCAAAATAAGAAAGTCAATGAGTTGTTTCCCGATGAAATTGGCTTTCGTTATACCAACGCCACGATTTATGAGGCTCAAGGCAAATACTCGCAAGCTTTCGAAGAATACATCCTTGTTGGGAAAGCAGCCCGGGCCAAACCTGAAGAAATTCAGGAGGCAAAGGACATGTACGAAAAAGGCGGTTGGGACGGTTTAGTAAAAAACCGGGAAGAAGAAAAACTCAAATCTCTAAATGACCAACAGGCAAAAGACAAGAACGCTTATGTACAGGCAATTGAGTTTGCCAACTCTTACGCTTATCTCAAAGACAAAGATAAGACAATCGAATATCTGAACAAAGCTTATGACGAGCGCTCAATGGGTGTTCTTTACCTTAAGGTCAGTTTTATTTGGGACTTCGTGCGCGACGACGCGCGATTTAAGGAATTGGTCAAACGAGTCGGGATCCCGGAGTAG
- a CDS encoding type II toxin-antitoxin system VapC family toxin, giving the protein MLNLDTHILVASLAGDLTPREEDLVLAESLVVADIVLWELAKLVQLKRLTLDMDSVAFRRVLRHLTIIPITIQIARQSTKLDFASDPADELIAATSIVERIPLLTRDKKILKSRVVPLAK; this is encoded by the coding sequence ATGCTGAATCTTGACACACATATCCTGGTGGCGTCGCTCGCTGGCGACTTAACGCCTCGCGAAGAAGATCTCGTTCTAGCAGAGAGTCTGGTAGTGGCGGATATCGTCCTGTGGGAATTGGCTAAACTTGTCCAACTCAAGAGGCTGACTCTCGATATGGACAGCGTTGCATTTCGCCGCGTCTTGCGGCATCTAACGATCATTCCGATAACTATTCAGATAGCTCGTCAGAGTACTAAATTAGATTTTGCATCTGATCCGGCTGACGAGTTGATCGCCGCAACCAGTATCGTCGAGCGAATACCACTTTTGACCCGAGACAAAAAGATACTCAAATCGCGGGTTGTGCCATTAGCAAAATGA
- a CDS encoding type II toxin-antitoxin system Phd/YefM family antitoxin has protein sequence MKNKIKTISASEFKAKCLQIFDELGSEGIVVEKRGKPIAKVIPFGTADNSTLIGSMKGQITVSGDIFSTGVKWNAES, from the coding sequence ATGAAAAATAAAATAAAAACCATAAGTGCAAGTGAATTTAAGGCCAAGTGTTTGCAGATATTCGATGAACTTGGGTCAGAGGGAATAGTGGTTGAAAAACGAGGCAAGCCGATCGCCAAAGTGATTCCATTTGGAACTGCCGATAATTCAACGCTGATAGGCTCAATGAAAGGCCAGATTACAGTATCAGGTGATATTTTCTCGACCGGAGTTAAATGGAATGCTGAATCTTGA
- a CDS encoding redoxin domain-containing protein: MIRSSFQVMGLLILFCLSVTAQASSDNKLNAAEAWKAGHSRHGEGFDVGPREKPWVMSGIGKVNFPITTKNPEVQQWFNQGIALQHSFWFFEAERSFRWALKLDPECAMCYWGLSLAAGDERSPKFLKEASKRKDKVSDRERRYIEAWEARGQTDLPADAGGNNPSDEKRSKRFMYLLEQLVIKYPDDLEAKAFFALDQIGGEHRYAADLIMQQVLARDPNHPGAHHYRIHNWDSPEGNQALDSCAAYGKVAAGIGHAQHMPGHIYSSIGMWHEAAISMDSATRVEKQYLRQRLVFPFNTWNYAHNQNYLGYIQEQLGMPEAAISGAKQLLAAPLDPKYNNPSRYSAHAQGTIALSRALVRFERWNDVLDPKTFNWQDHTRDKLTRAYIETLAHLGLGDIEKAAKSYVTHSTLKTEIEKPENKWFEHHYTIQSLELRGRLALAKGETINGLTLLADAAKQQAERFDDEDDPSPWPNLLYNTLGRAYLDQKTPSLAVAAFEKSLTIVRNDGFALSGLVEAHNALGDKGKATEAYARLLHVWSDAEPGMKWLAQAKAVGLQAQPKDVSPGPQRNYKSTVLTQLGPSVWESFEAPELNAVDAQGKTVSLKDFRGKNVLLIFYLGGYCEHCLTQLKEVIKRNQQLADLNTTVLAVSADLDPALAQTAKSLGVPFPLLSDPKNENARRFKAYDDFEEMALHSTILIDKRGRVHWSRTGGSPFNEFDFLIKEIERLNSTANLEAVK; the protein is encoded by the coding sequence ATGATTCGAAGCAGCTTTCAAGTGATGGGGCTTTTGATTTTGTTCTGTCTTTCGGTCACAGCACAGGCAAGCAGTGACAACAAGCTAAACGCGGCCGAGGCTTGGAAGGCAGGGCATTCGCGGCATGGCGAAGGCTTTGATGTCGGCCCGCGCGAAAAACCTTGGGTGATGTCGGGCATCGGCAAAGTCAACTTCCCTATCACAACCAAAAACCCTGAGGTTCAACAGTGGTTCAATCAAGGAATTGCGCTACAGCATTCATTTTGGTTCTTTGAGGCAGAGCGTTCGTTTCGCTGGGCGCTCAAGCTCGATCCTGAATGCGCGATGTGTTACTGGGGGTTGTCGTTAGCTGCTGGCGATGAGCGAAGTCCCAAGTTTCTAAAGGAAGCTAGTAAACGCAAAGATAAAGTCAGCGACCGTGAACGCCGCTATATCGAAGCTTGGGAAGCACGCGGACAAACGGATCTGCCGGCTGACGCAGGAGGCAATAATCCGAGCGATGAAAAGCGATCTAAGCGTTTCATGTATCTGCTCGAACAGCTAGTGATTAAGTATCCCGACGACCTTGAGGCAAAGGCGTTTTTCGCGTTGGACCAGATTGGCGGCGAGCATCGCTACGCGGCGGATCTGATCATGCAGCAGGTCCTGGCACGCGATCCTAATCATCCCGGCGCGCATCACTACCGTATTCACAACTGGGACAGCCCGGAAGGCAATCAGGCGCTAGACAGTTGCGCAGCTTATGGCAAGGTAGCGGCGGGCATCGGTCACGCGCAACATATGCCGGGACACATCTATAGTAGTATTGGCATGTGGCACGAGGCAGCGATCTCGATGGATTCGGCGACGCGCGTTGAAAAGCAATATTTGCGTCAACGCCTTGTGTTTCCGTTCAATACATGGAATTACGCGCACAATCAAAATTATCTCGGCTACATTCAAGAACAGCTTGGCATGCCCGAAGCCGCGATCAGCGGAGCAAAGCAATTGCTCGCTGCGCCGCTTGATCCTAAATACAACAATCCATCTCGCTACAGCGCTCACGCGCAGGGCACGATCGCCTTGTCACGAGCTCTTGTCAGATTTGAACGCTGGAACGACGTTCTTGATCCTAAGACATTCAATTGGCAAGACCACACGCGTGATAAATTGACTCGCGCTTACATAGAAACGCTCGCTCATCTCGGCCTCGGTGATATTGAGAAAGCTGCGAAAAGCTACGTCACACATTCTACTCTCAAAACAGAAATCGAGAAGCCCGAAAACAAATGGTTCGAGCATCATTACACGATCCAATCACTCGAATTGCGCGGACGGCTTGCGTTGGCAAAAGGTGAAACGATAAACGGCCTGACGCTGCTCGCGGATGCAGCCAAACAACAGGCCGAGAGATTCGATGACGAAGACGATCCGTCACCGTGGCCGAATCTTTTATACAACACTCTCGGGCGTGCTTACCTTGATCAAAAAACACCGTCGCTTGCGGTTGCGGCTTTTGAAAAGTCCCTAACTATCGTTCGCAACGACGGCTTTGCTCTTTCAGGCTTGGTCGAAGCTCATAACGCGTTGGGTGACAAAGGAAAAGCAACCGAAGCTTATGCGCGACTTCTACACGTCTGGTCTGACGCTGAGCCCGGAATGAAATGGCTGGCGCAGGCGAAAGCGGTTGGGTTGCAGGCACAGCCAAAAGATGTATCGCCCGGGCCGCAGCGCAATTACAAAAGCACGGTACTTACACAACTTGGGCCGAGCGTTTGGGAGTCGTTCGAAGCGCCTGAATTGAATGCCGTCGATGCTCAGGGGAAAACCGTTTCGCTAAAAGACTTTCGCGGCAAGAACGTGCTTCTGATCTTTTATCTCGGCGGTTACTGCGAGCATTGCCTCACGCAATTGAAAGAGGTTATCAAACGCAATCAGCAACTCGCGGACCTGAACACGACGGTACTAGCCGTAAGTGCCGATCTGGATCCGGCGCTAGCTCAAACAGCAAAGTCTCTAGGCGTGCCGTTCCCGTTACTTTCAGATCCAAAAAATGAGAACGCTCGGCGTTTCAAAGCCTACGATGATTTCGAAGAGATGGCGTTGCACTCGACGATCCTGATAGATAAACGCGGCCGCGTACATTGGTCGCGTACTGGCGGCAGCCCGTTCAACGAATTCGATTTCCTCATAAAAGAAATTGAGCGGTTGAATAGTACAGCTAACTTGGAGGCTGTAAAATGA
- a CDS encoding GTP cyclohydrolase, giving the protein MNIRLATRELKTKFGTYTEFLYYDGQKESIALVMGNVESGEDILCRIHSHCIGAHVFNSVECTCREEMEGSQTLIEREGKGVIIWLDQEGKGNGHLALIESIPYKKEFGQAEGYVKAGYSSDARSYRPAAEILNHLKVRSIILLSNSSEKADDLRQVNINVTGVRTPI; this is encoded by the coding sequence ATGAATATTCGGCTTGCGACGCGAGAACTTAAAACGAAGTTTGGCACATACACAGAATTTCTTTATTACGATGGCCAGAAAGAGTCGATCGCGCTTGTGATGGGCAATGTTGAAAGCGGCGAAGATATTCTTTGTCGGATACATTCGCATTGCATAGGCGCTCATGTATTCAACAGCGTCGAATGCACTTGCCGCGAAGAGATGGAAGGCTCGCAGACGTTGATCGAACGCGAAGGCAAGGGCGTCATCATCTGGCTCGATCAGGAAGGCAAGGGCAACGGTCATCTTGCGTTGATCGAGAGCATTCCTTATAAGAAGGAATTTGGTCAGGCTGAGGGCTATGTAAAAGCGGGGTACTCGTCCGACGCACGCAGTTATCGTCCGGCTGCTGAGATATTGAACCACCTTAAAGTAAGATCAATTATATTGCTATCAAACAGTTCGGAAAAGGCCGACGATCTGCGACAGGTCAACATCAATGTTACCGGCGTCCGCACACCGATTTAA
- a CDS encoding serine/threonine-protein kinase, whose product MDSKRLKQIEEIYNAVLESPVDERTAVLDKMCGSDADLLREVESLLTFENTSDNFLESAPEALAAEMFAHRENVTNLAGKEISHYKIIRLLGTGGMGEVYLAEDTKLRRKVALKLLPQEFSTDSERKKRFEKEARAVSALNHPNIITIYEIEEAENISFMATEFVDGHTLRHLTADKPLSWREAVNIAIQITGALESAHSVGIIHRDIKPANIMVREDGIVKVLDFGLAKLTAPDSGDFDTRELTAPNRVMGTINYMSPEQALGERIDTRTDIFSFGVVLYEMLTGKVPFGGGKNSVTNHSTIDTTLPSVSESDDEIPAPLDQIIKHALEKDRNVRYQTFTDLRTDLKNVLRDSQTDSFDYAFTNKTVLQTDPNKGFPSTRSNSEIVSRFKFSALWLVAPLLILGLAVGVYWTYFYSQGSTVNNFQSTKLDVLTAHGLAVSVAISPDGKYIAYAKDEDGRHSLWLRQTGSAGDTQIVPPDKTKYSFLKFSRDGNFLYFVGTEGTGDPSSLFQITTLGRNRRKIITGVDSQISFSPDGKSIAFVRSQEGDKSIIITDEQGGDERIVKTRKYPEVYTEEVSWSPDGRLIAAPTLTSGAYYAGGIAVVDVATGIETRIPLQEEKLLRVSQLAWTTDGKGILYTPYAADMGQRYQIRYAAYPSGEVQNVTNDLSSYEDFSVTADSQTIVAVKREYSMGIWLTTENDFSSTVSINSKTGADDGERGVSWTKDGKIVFVSSEGGAQNIWRMDADGGNPKPLTTGYTFGKLYPSLAVDGDRINFFGPNNDPVTNEPIQGPYKFFQMDSDGRDVRPVVENADLAFVPVSSNADWVVYTTRAAGISRIWKVPLTGGDAVRLTDVNSLMPVISRDGKSVAYFIAEKNKDLKLGVISIDGGAPIKIIDLPPTTHMGAGIAWNKAGNGILFVNTLGTTSNIWTQTLDGSKPTQVTAFNEFHIAQFALNAEGNRLAVARGSRNRDIVLIKNTRK is encoded by the coding sequence ATGGATTCCAAAAGGCTGAAACAGATCGAGGAGATTTATAACGCTGTACTTGAAAGTCCGGTCGACGAGCGTACGGCTGTACTCGACAAAATGTGCGGCTCTGACGCCGATCTTCTCCGCGAGGTCGAATCGCTGCTGACTTTTGAGAATACATCCGACAATTTTTTAGAGTCGGCGCCCGAAGCTCTCGCCGCTGAGATGTTTGCACACAGGGAAAACGTAACGAACCTTGCGGGCAAAGAAATAAGCCACTACAAGATCATCAGGCTTTTGGGAACAGGCGGAATGGGTGAGGTTTATCTCGCCGAAGACACAAAACTTCGCCGCAAGGTCGCTCTCAAACTGCTGCCGCAGGAATTTTCTACTGACAGTGAACGCAAAAAGCGTTTTGAAAAGGAAGCTCGCGCTGTATCTGCTCTCAACCATCCAAATATCATAACGATCTACGAGATCGAAGAAGCCGAAAATATCAGTTTTATGGCGACCGAGTTTGTTGACGGACACACTCTCCGTCATTTGACCGCCGACAAACCGCTTTCGTGGCGTGAAGCCGTTAATATTGCTATACAGATAACCGGCGCCCTCGAATCGGCGCATTCTGTCGGCATCATTCACCGCGACATCAAACCCGCTAATATCATGGTCCGCGAAGACGGCATCGTAAAGGTTCTGGATTTCGGGTTGGCAAAACTGACGGCGCCTGATTCCGGCGATTTCGACACACGCGAATTGACCGCTCCGAATCGCGTTATGGGCACGATCAATTACATGTCGCCCGAACAGGCGCTTGGAGAAAGGATCGACACGCGAACAGATATTTTTAGTTTTGGCGTTGTGCTTTATGAGATGCTAACAGGCAAAGTGCCTTTCGGCGGAGGAAAAAATTCGGTAACCAACCATTCGACTATCGACACAACTCTGCCTTCGGTAAGCGAATCAGACGATGAAATTCCTGCGCCATTGGATCAGATAATCAAACATGCTCTGGAGAAAGATCGTAATGTGCGTTACCAGACGTTTACCGATCTGCGTACCGATCTGAAAAATGTTCTGCGCGATTCTCAGACAGATTCGTTCGATTATGCGTTTACCAACAAGACCGTCCTACAGACCGATCCGAATAAAGGTTTTCCATCGACGCGATCAAATAGTGAGATCGTGTCGAGATTTAAATTTTCTGCACTTTGGCTGGTCGCACCGCTTCTGATCTTGGGACTGGCTGTCGGCGTTTACTGGACTTATTTTTATTCTCAAGGCTCTACCGTCAACAACTTTCAATCAACAAAACTGGATGTTCTTACCGCACATGGATTGGCTGTTTCGGTTGCCATTTCACCCGACGGGAAATACATTGCCTACGCCAAAGACGAAGATGGACGGCATAGCCTTTGGCTGCGGCAAACTGGCAGTGCGGGCGACACGCAGATCGTTCCGCCCGACAAAACGAAATATAGTTTCTTGAAATTTTCGCGCGATGGGAACTTTCTTTACTTTGTAGGCACGGAAGGAACGGGCGATCCGTCTTCGCTCTTTCAGATCACGACACTGGGCCGCAATAGGCGTAAGATCATAACCGGCGTTGACAGCCAGATATCTTTTTCGCCGGATGGCAAGAGCATCGCTTTTGTCAGATCGCAAGAAGGCGATAAATCCATCATTATCACTGATGAACAGGGCGGAGATGAACGCATTGTAAAGACGCGCAAATATCCGGAGGTTTACACGGAGGAAGTTTCCTGGTCGCCAGACGGGCGGCTGATCGCAGCCCCGACGCTGACAAGCGGTGCATATTACGCGGGTGGAATTGCGGTGGTTGATGTCGCGACGGGGATCGAAACGCGAATCCCCTTGCAGGAAGAAAAATTGCTTCGAGTCAGTCAGCTAGCGTGGACGACCGACGGTAAAGGCATCCTTTATACGCCCTATGCGGCCGATATGGGGCAGCGATACCAAATCCGATACGCTGCGTACCCAAGCGGCGAAGTTCAAAACGTCACGAATGATCTTTCCAGTTATGAAGATTTCAGTGTAACGGCCGATTCCCAAACAATAGTTGCCGTCAAGCGGGAATATTCGATGGGCATTTGGCTGACGACTGAAAATGACTTCTCCAGCACCGTCAGCATTAATTCAAAAACGGGAGCCGACGATGGAGAACGCGGTGTATCGTGGACGAAGGATGGCAAGATCGTTTTTGTTTCGAGCGAAGGCGGCGCACAAAATATATGGCGAATGGATGCCGACGGCGGCAATCCGAAGCCTTTAACAACCGGCTATACGTTCGGGAAATTATATCCGTCGCTTGCGGTTGATGGTGACAGGATAAATTTCTTCGGTCCAAACAACGACCCCGTTACGAATGAGCCGATTCAAGGACCCTACAAGTTTTTTCAGATGGACTCCGACGGGCGAGATGTTCGTCCCGTTGTTGAGAACGCAGATCTTGCTTTTGTTCCCGTCTCGTCTAATGCAGATTGGGTGGTTTACACAACCAGAGCAGCCGGCATATCGAGGATATGGAAAGTTCCCCTAACGGGCGGCGATGCCGTCCGATTAACGGATGTGAATTCTTTGATGCCTGTCATCTCGCGCGACGGCAAATCAGTCGCATATTTCATCGCTGAGAAAAACAAAGATCTCAAACTCGGCGTTATTTCGATTGACGGCGGCGCTCCGATAAAAATCATTGATTTGCCACCCACCACGCATATGGGAGCCGGAATCGCGTGGAATAAGGCCGGTAACGGCATTTTGTTCGTAAATACACTCGGCACGACTTCAAATATCTGGACGCAGACGCTTGACGGATCGAAACCCACGCAAGTAACCGCATTCAATGAATTTCATATCGCACAATTTGCGTTGAACGCAGAAGGCAATCGTCTCGCCGTTGCTCGCGGCTCGCGTAATCGGGACATTGTGTTGATAAAAAATACCCGTAAATAA
- a CDS encoding sigma-70 family RNA polymerase sigma factor → MENADSHEITLLLADWGKGDEQALEQLMPLVYDELRRMARNYMRRQPSGHTFQTTELIHEAYLKLAKQDEPNWQNRAHFFGVAAAAMRHILVDYARSKSSQKRGGWQERVTLADDTALAADHSKDIIALDDALKNLAALDQRKSRVVELKYFGGITNEEVAEVLKISTDTVKRDWRFARTWLLRELSVAQ, encoded by the coding sequence ATGGAAAACGCAGATTCGCATGAGATCACTCTTTTGCTGGCTGATTGGGGAAAGGGTGACGAACAGGCACTGGAACAGCTAATGCCGCTAGTTTATGACGAACTGCGCCGGATGGCGAGAAATTATATGAGGCGTCAACCGTCGGGACACACTTTTCAAACGACTGAGTTGATTCATGAAGCCTACCTAAAACTTGCTAAACAGGATGAACCAAACTGGCAAAACCGGGCACATTTCTTTGGTGTGGCGGCGGCGGCGATGCGGCATATTTTAGTCGATTATGCACGTTCAAAAAGCAGCCAGAAACGCGGCGGTTGGCAGGAGAGAGTTACGCTCGCCGATGATACTGCTTTGGCGGCGGACCATTCAAAAGACATAATCGCGCTCGATGACGCCCTGAAAAATCTGGCTGCACTGGATCAACGAAAAAGCCGTGTCGTTGAACTGAAGTATTTTGGCGGCATCACCAATGAAGAAGTTGCCGAGGTCCTAAAAATATCAACGGACACCGTAAAACGCGACTGGCGTTTCGCCCGAACGTGGTTATTACGTGAATTATCTGTTGCGCAATAA
- a CDS encoding nuclear transport factor 2 family protein, with the protein MKFKQNKTRKMLLALAIMLAAPTLILCQTGYKNTKKGGAEQEVRKTISELATALGKNDTAALDRIYADDYTFVGDTGTMMNKAERIASFKSGDVKYESVSIEVARMHIFGDTAVAVTHIKTKFAPESKVSGGKFVTTATFVKIKGRWQLVAAGNTRLAD; encoded by the coding sequence ATGAAATTCAAACAAAATAAAACAAGAAAGATGTTGTTGGCATTGGCTATTATGCTTGCGGCGCCGACCTTAATCCTGTGCCAAACGGGGTACAAGAACACCAAGAAAGGCGGGGCTGAGCAAGAAGTTCGGAAAACGATCAGTGAGCTTGCAACTGCACTGGGCAAAAATGACACTGCCGCGCTCGACCGCATCTATGCTGATGATTACACATTCGTGGGCGATACCGGAACGATGATGAACAAGGCTGAACGCATTGCCTCTTTCAAGTCCGGCGACGTGAAATACGAATCGGTCAGCATCGAGGTGGCAAGAATGCACATTTTTGGAGACACCGCAGTGGCGGTTACCCATATCAAGACAAAATTTGCTCCCGAATCAAAAGTGTCCGGCGGCAAATTCGTCACAACAGCGACCTTCGTCAAGATAAAAGGCCGTTGGCAGTTGGTCGCCGCAGGCAACACACGTTTGGCAGATTAA